Proteins encoded by one window of Panicum virgatum strain AP13 chromosome 7N, P.virgatum_v5, whole genome shotgun sequence:
- the LOC120681057 gene encoding uncharacterized protein LOC120681057 — protein MRLSKVLMDGASSLNILYIDTLEAMGIPQAYLRESLFPFYGILPGMKAYSVGNIDLLVTFGSKSNFRTETLTFELKLPGPSGVITVSGSFEQAYVSSCEYYDLATTAANSVELGQLRATTVECRPDHGKPSQAPAFVSTDETKSVTVDDTDPTKTVRIGS, from the exons ATGCGTCTATCCAAGGTACTGATGGACGGGGCCAGCAGTCTCAACATCCTCTACATCGACACCTTGGAAGCCATGGGAATCCCACAAGCCTACTTGCGGGAATCCCTCTTCCCCTTCTACGGCATCTTGCCGGGCATGAAGGCATACTCGGTCGGCAACATCGACTTACTGGTCACGTTTGGCAGCAAATCCAACTTCCGCACCGAGACCCTCACATTCGAG ctcaagctgCCGGGCCCGAGCGGTGTCATCACCGTGAGCGGCTCCTTCGAACAGGCCTACGTAAGCAGTTGTGAGTACTATgacctcgccaccaccgcggcaAACTCGGTTGAGCTTGGCCAGCTTCGCGCCACCACCGTCGAGTGCCGCCCTGACCATGGAAAGCCTAGCCAGGCACCGGCCTTCGTCTCAACCGACGAGACCAAGTCGGTCACGGTCGATGACACCGACCCCACCAAGACGGTGCGGATCGGCTCCTAG